One genomic region from Clostridium saccharobutylicum DSM 13864 encodes:
- a CDS encoding Lrp/AsnC family transcriptional regulator — MDKIDFKIIELLQKNARYPLKHLAEQVFLSTPAVSARIEKLEEAGVITGYSAHVDPLKLGYNIKAFINLEVSPKQKPEFYPFIAACPNVLECNCVTGKYSMLIKVAYHTTLELDAFIGELQKFGHTETQIVFSTAVEHRGIDVTSEESRK; from the coding sequence ATGGATAAAATTGATTTTAAGATTATTGAACTTTTACAGAAAAATGCAAGATACCCATTAAAGCATTTAGCAGAACAAGTATTTCTATCAACTCCTGCTGTTTCTGCACGTATTGAAAAGTTAGAAGAAGCGGGTGTTATTACAGGATATTCAGCTCATGTAGATCCGTTAAAACTCGGATATAATATTAAAGCATTCATTAATTTAGAAGTGTCGCCAAAACAAAAACCTGAATTCTATCCTTTTATAGCAGCATGCCCCAATGTACTTGAATGTAATTGTGTAACAGGAAAGTATTCAATGCTTATTAAAGTAGCTTATCATACTACATTAGAATTGGATGCATTTATTGGGGAATTGCAAAAATTTGGACATACAGAAACCCAAATAGTATTTTCTACAGCTGTAGAGCATAGGGGAATTGATGTGACATCTGAGGAATCACGTAAGTAA
- a CDS encoding class I SAM-dependent methyltransferase, translated as MEFYNELSKYYNDIFPPNTTTLTFLLNHLKNRDSILDVACGSGEYTIQLTQNNYNVIGVDLEKEMIKKAKDKAKRMHLNINFQVANMLSLKENFKENDFSGIFCIGNSLVHLKNIDEIYVSLKDMYNLLKHNGNLIIQIINYDRILNHDIKELPTIKNDEAGIEFIRQYEKENNRILFNTILKTRDNQEFKNTVSLLPLTSSNLISIIRKCGFRDVHLYGRFNGCAFNKDKSLPIILVCKK; from the coding sequence ATGGAATTTTACAATGAACTATCAAAATATTATAATGATATATTTCCCCCTAATACAACTACACTAACTTTTCTTTTAAATCACCTAAAAAATAGAGATTCAATACTAGATGTAGCTTGTGGCAGTGGTGAATATACTATACAGCTAACACAAAATAATTATAACGTTATTGGTGTAGATTTGGAAAAAGAAATGATAAAAAAGGCTAAAGATAAAGCCAAAAGAATGCATTTAAATATAAATTTCCAAGTAGCTAATATGCTTTCTTTAAAAGAAAATTTCAAAGAAAATGATTTTTCAGGAATATTTTGCATAGGCAATTCACTAGTTCATTTAAAAAATATAGATGAGATATATGTTTCGCTTAAAGATATGTATAATTTATTGAAACATAATGGTAACCTAATTATTCAAATCATAAATTACGATAGAATATTAAATCATGATATTAAAGAACTGCCTACTATAAAGAATGATGAAGCAGGAATCGAGTTTATTAGACAATATGAAAAAGAAAATAATAGAATTTTATTCAATACGATTTTAAAAACCAGGGATAATCAAGAATTTAAAAATACAGTTTCTCTTCTACCACTAACTAGCTCTAATTTGATTTCTATAATCCGTAAATGTGGATTTAGAGATGTGCATCTTTATGGAAGATTTAATGGTTGTGCATTTAATAAAGATAAATCTTTACCTATAATTTTAGTTTGTAAAAAATAA
- a CDS encoding polysaccharide deacetylase family protein yields MRKRRRKKRRSNKKFIRISQIMIGIILVVGIIIGFNQYRINKDKVVYSNDVANGQSSDSDNQSNEVTAANDNKGVPVLCFHSISDDPKAKSSIVIPKDKFKQDLQAVKDYGYTTLTIAQLNDYLFNNKPIPKKSVIISFDDGYKDNYTNAFPILKELNMNATIFVISSYLDGQVYMTPDEVKELSNYGIDIESHTFDHKQLSTLSYDEQYKELKDSKDSLEKLIGKPVTAIAYPEGKYNDDTKKAVVEAGYSMGFTIERGYADKDDSRVLLNRICIDYTYKPSDIKKVLENLRK; encoded by the coding sequence ATGAGAAAACGAAGACGGAAAAAAAGAAGAAGCAATAAAAAGTTTATTAGAATAAGTCAAATAATGATTGGAATAATTTTAGTTGTAGGTATTATTATTGGCTTTAATCAATATAGAATAAATAAAGATAAAGTTGTTTATTCAAATGATGTAGCCAATGGACAATCATCAGATAGTGATAATCAAAGTAATGAAGTAACAGCTGCAAATGATAATAAGGGAGTACCAGTGCTTTGCTTTCATTCCATAAGTGATGATCCAAAAGCAAAAAGTTCAATTGTTATTCCAAAAGATAAATTTAAACAAGACCTTCAAGCTGTTAAAGACTATGGTTATACAACTTTAACAATAGCTCAATTAAATGATTATTTGTTTAATAACAAGCCTATTCCTAAAAAAAGTGTTATTATAAGTTTTGATGATGGATATAAGGATAATTATACAAATGCGTTTCCTATATTAAAGGAATTAAATATGAATGCAACAATTTTTGTTATATCAAGTTATTTAGATGGGCAAGTTTATATGACACCTGATGAAGTAAAAGAGTTAAGTAATTATGGAATTGATATAGAATCTCATACATTTGATCATAAGCAACTTTCTACATTATCTTATGATGAACAATATAAGGAATTGAAAGATTCAAAAGATTCATTAGAAAAACTTATTGGCAAACCTGTGACTGCAATTGCGTATCCAGAAGGAAAGTATAATGATGATACAAAAAAAGCTGTTGTTGAAGCAGGATATTCTATGGGATTTACTATAGAGAGAGGATATGCAGATAAAGATGATAGTCGTGTTCTGCTAAATAGAATCTGTATAGATTATACATATAAACCTTCTGATATTAAAAAAGTTTTAGAAAATTTGCGTAAGTAA
- a CDS encoding ACT domain-containing protein — translation MKAILTVIGQDKVGIIAGVSQKMLEFNINILDVNQTIMQEFFTMMMVLDCKDMKGSFEDIHKALADEGKRLGVDIKIQREEIFKSMHTL, via the coding sequence ATGAAGGCAATATTAACAGTAATTGGGCAAGATAAAGTTGGTATTATAGCAGGAGTTAGTCAAAAAATGTTGGAGTTTAACATAAATATTTTAGATGTTAACCAAACTATAATGCAGGAGTTTTTTACTATGATGATGGTATTGGATTGTAAAGATATGAAAGGTAGCTTTGAAGATATACATAAGGCTTTAGCTGATGAAGGAAAAAGACTTGGGGTAGATATAAAGATTCAAAGAGAAGAAATATTTAAATCAATGCATACATTATAA
- a CDS encoding PFL family protein has translation MNTNNILETIRMIEEEKLDVRTITMGISLLDCIDPDGDKARIKIYDKITKSAEHLVEVGRQIESEFGIPIVNKRVSITPMSIIGGATNETDYVEFARTLDRAAQTLGIDFLGGFSALVQKGCTKGDKILIKSIPEALAVTKKVCASVNVGCTKSGINMNAVRDMAEVIKKTAELTKDAKGFGCAKLVVFANAVEDNPFMAGAFHGVGEAERIINVGVSGPGVVKRALEKVRGESFDVVAETIKQTAFKVTRMGELVAKEASRRLDVPFGIVDLSLAPTPAVGDSVAEILEEIGLEQVGTHGTIAALAMLNDAVKKGGVMACSHVGGLSGAFIPVSEDAGMIDAVNSGCLNLEKLEGMTCVCSVGLDMIAIPGDTPTSTIAGMIADEAAIGVINNKTTAVRIIPAPGCNIGDTVEFGGLLGSAPVMKVNGKSSELFAQRGGRIPAPIHSFKN, from the coding sequence ATGAATACTAATAATATACTTGAAACAATAAGAATGATTGAAGAAGAAAAACTAGATGTAAGAACTATAACAATGGGAATATCCTTGCTTGATTGCATAGATCCAGATGGAGATAAAGCTAGAATTAAAATATATGATAAGATTACAAAATCAGCAGAACATTTAGTTGAAGTTGGTAGACAAATAGAATCAGAATTTGGAATTCCAATAGTAAATAAAAGAGTTTCGATAACACCAATGTCAATAATTGGGGGAGCTACTAATGAAACTGATTATGTTGAATTTGCAAGAACTTTAGATAGAGCAGCACAAACTTTAGGAATAGATTTCTTAGGTGGATTTTCAGCATTAGTTCAAAAAGGCTGCACTAAGGGAGATAAGATTTTAATTAAATCAATTCCAGAAGCATTAGCTGTAACTAAAAAAGTTTGTGCATCAGTTAACGTTGGATGTACTAAATCAGGAATAAATATGAATGCTGTAAGAGATATGGCGGAAGTAATAAAGAAAACAGCAGAACTTACTAAAGATGCAAAAGGTTTTGGATGTGCTAAATTAGTTGTGTTTGCAAATGCAGTTGAAGATAATCCATTCATGGCAGGAGCATTCCATGGAGTGGGAGAAGCTGAAAGAATTATAAATGTTGGAGTAAGTGGACCAGGTGTTGTTAAGAGAGCACTTGAGAAGGTAAGAGGAGAATCTTTTGATGTTGTTGCTGAAACAATTAAGCAAACTGCATTTAAAGTTACTAGAATGGGAGAATTAGTTGCAAAAGAAGCATCAAGAAGATTAGATGTACCTTTTGGTATAGTTGATTTATCTTTAGCACCAACACCTGCGGTTGGAGATTCTGTTGCAGAAATTTTAGAAGAAATAGGTCTTGAACAAGTTGGAACTCACGGTACTATAGCTGCACTCGCTATGCTTAATGATGCAGTTAAAAAAGGTGGAGTTATGGCATGTAGTCATGTTGGTGGATTAAGTGGTGCTTTCATACCAGTATCAGAAGATGCAGGAATGATAGATGCAGTTAATAGTGGATGCTTAAATTTAGAAAAATTAGAAGGTATGACATGTGTATGTTCAGTTGGTCTTGATATGATAGCAATTCCAGGAGATACACCTACTTCAACAATTGCAGGTATGATTGCTGATGAAGCTGCAATTGGAGTAATTAATAATAAGACTACAGCTGTTAGAATAATACCAGCTCCAGGATGCAATATAGGAGATACTGTTGAATTTGGTGGACTTTTAGGTTCAGCACCTGTAATGAAGGTAAATGGAAAATCATCAGAATTATTTGCACAAAGAGGCGGAAGAATTCCAGCTCCTATACATTCATTTAAGAATTAG
- a CDS encoding DUF4179 domain-containing protein: MNEKEIMNMLDKIDINENEFDYIDVELTDIEKKRIRKNFRKAINKKDSIVKKVCIACAVIIAIGVTPIIASPVMASNIPILSNIYESLGIYNEYKDYTTYIGQSITTSKYTYTLDNIMVTPNQSLMAIKITSTGPIPDDHEGFIITPSIGGVPCNSGSSKNYRIDDHNIVITFEHDYVNKVPKKSTIKIDIESLDSRDMDSNSHGTFEFKADFDRSYTEFTSIPIKNVNIDKFGVKVKEINSNIMQTKIISEGYEDDKLEFLLNIDGKLYGGLKSSSSGKMTTRFEGLDVNTINNSKNISLLIYEAKYSEDECRDFIESLNKIEQPNRIEEKNVSFFPYYNFSDKHKGEFYNLERNENTIKFHYKGKPSDVIALSDMCAWYKGNIKLTISKVIPNTNDENNFTIEFNNLPKDKKIELSFLKIADIYNDFTLLNTIKVK, encoded by the coding sequence ATGAATGAAAAAGAAATTATGAATATGTTAGATAAAATAGATATCAATGAAAATGAATTTGATTATATAGATGTTGAACTTACTGATATTGAAAAAAAGAGAATAAGAAAAAACTTTAGAAAAGCTATTAATAAAAAAGATTCTATTGTAAAAAAGGTCTGCATCGCTTGTGCAGTAATTATAGCCATTGGTGTTACGCCTATAATCGCATCTCCAGTTATGGCAAGTAATATCCCCATTTTAAGTAATATATACGAATCCTTGGGTATATATAATGAATATAAAGATTACACAACGTATATTGGTCAAAGCATAACAACTTCTAAATATACTTATACACTTGATAACATAATGGTTACTCCAAATCAATCTCTAATGGCTATTAAAATTACAAGTACGGGGCCTATCCCTGATGATCATGAAGGATTTATAATAACTCCAAGTATAGGTGGTGTTCCTTGCAATTCTGGTTCTTCTAAAAACTATAGGATAGACGATCACAATATAGTTATTACTTTTGAACATGACTATGTAAATAAAGTTCCTAAAAAATCAACCATAAAAATTGATATTGAGTCTCTTGATTCTAGGGATATGGATTCCAATTCTCATGGTACATTTGAATTTAAAGCTGATTTTGATAGAAGTTATACTGAATTTACATCTATTCCTATAAAAAATGTAAACATAGATAAATTTGGAGTAAAAGTTAAAGAAATAAATTCAAACATAATGCAAACAAAAATCATTAGTGAAGGCTATGAAGACGATAAATTGGAGTTTCTCCTAAATATTGATGGTAAACTTTATGGTGGCCTTAAATCTTCATCATCTGGTAAAATGACTACTAGATTTGAAGGACTAGATGTAAATACAATTAATAATTCTAAAAACATAAGTTTATTAATATATGAAGCAAAGTATTCTGAAGATGAATGTCGTGATTTTATAGAATCATTAAATAAAATAGAACAACCTAATCGTATCGAAGAAAAAAATGTATCATTTTTTCCATACTATAACTTTTCAGATAAGCATAAGGGAGAATTTTATAATTTAGAAAGAAATGAAAATACAATAAAATTTCATTATAAAGGTAAACCAAGTGATGTTATTGCTTTAAGCGACATGTGCGCATGGTATAAGGGTAATATAAAATTGACTATTTCTAAAGTTATACCTAATACTAATGATGAAAACAATTTTACAATAGAATTTAATAATCTCCCTAAAGATAAAAAAATAGAACTTTCTTTTCTTAAGATTGCTGATATTTATAATGATTTTACTCTTTTAAATACAATTAAAGTTAAATAA
- a CDS encoding sigma-70 family RNA polymerase sigma factor, with protein sequence MKQKNFLKELRNHNPKALDYVFDTYGNLIFKVAYSVLNSRELSEECVNDSLLKIWNNIDSFKNDDNKFKGWIIILTKYTAIDMIRKESKHSNVTNLDFYNNEDIRFEDGLMQKETKEEILKEISKFDKDNKEIFIKRFFLDYSIKDISKSTGISENAISNRLRRCKLKLIESLKEEVL encoded by the coding sequence ATGAAGCAAAAAAACTTTTTAAAAGAACTGCGAAATCATAATCCTAAAGCTTTAGATTATGTCTTTGACACATATGGAAATCTAATTTTCAAAGTAGCATATTCTGTACTTAATAGTAGGGAACTTAGTGAAGAATGTGTAAATGATTCATTACTAAAAATTTGGAACAACATAGATTCATTTAAAAATGATGATAACAAATTTAAAGGTTGGATTATAATTCTTACAAAATACACTGCTATAGATATGATTAGAAAAGAAAGTAAGCACAGCAATGTAACCAATTTAGATTTCTATAATAATGAAGATATACGATTTGAAGATGGTCTAATGCAAAAGGAAACTAAAGAAGAAATCTTAAAAGAAATTAGTAAGTTTGATAAAGATAATAAGGAAATTTTCATTAAAAGATTCTTCCTTGACTACTCTATAAAAGATATAAGCAAATCTACTGGTATAAGTGAAAATGCCATTAGTAATAGATTACGACGTTGTAAATTGAAGCTTATTGAATCACTAAAAGAGGAGGTACTTTAA
- a CDS encoding YgiQ family radical SAM protein, with protein sequence MVTEKRFLPINKKDMAERGWEQCDFIIVTADAYIDHHSFGTAIISRVLEAHGYKVGIIAQPDWKTIYEFQKLGKPKYAFLVNGGNMDSMVNHYTVSKRLREKDLYSPGGKMGLRPDRATIVYCNKIREAYKDVDIVIGGVEASLRRFAHYDYWENKVRKSMLIDSTADLLIYGMGEKPIVAIAEGLKNGVAAKNINYVNGTCYVAENLDDVQDYVEIPSYKEVCVDRYKYAEASRIEYEEQDSVRGRIIVQKHGNKYLIQNKPETPLSREELDKVYDLPYMKNYHPVYEGKGGIAAIEEVKFSTVSSRGCFGDCKFCAITLHQGRVVQSRSKESILKEVEEITQLPDFKGYIHDVGGPTANFRKPACSKQLAFGACKGKECLSPGVCKNMDVDHSEYLDLLRAIRKVPKVKKAFVRSGLRYDYIMADKDDTFFKELVEHHVSGKLKVAPEHVSKQVLKYMGKPAGETYDKFVAKFEKITKKLGKKQYIIPYLMSSHPGSTLECAIELAEYLRDINYQPEQVQDFYPTPGTLATTMYYTGLDPMTMKEVYVPKTKHEKAMQRALLQYRNPKYYTLVYDALTEAGRTDLIGNDPKCLIRDKNHVSKSSTYSKYKGSKKVENSKSNSNNGSRDKKGKEKFQEIKRKNKTNGKEKSDFRSKTKSKKRSRN encoded by the coding sequence ATGGTAACGGAAAAAAGATTTTTACCAATAAATAAAAAAGATATGGCAGAAAGAGGCTGGGAACAATGTGATTTCATAATTGTTACAGCAGATGCATATATAGATCATCATAGTTTTGGAACTGCAATTATTTCAAGAGTTCTAGAAGCACATGGATATAAAGTTGGAATTATAGCACAACCAGATTGGAAGACTATATATGAATTTCAAAAGTTAGGGAAACCAAAGTATGCATTCTTAGTTAATGGTGGAAACATGGATTCTATGGTTAATCATTATACTGTAAGTAAAAGGTTGAGGGAAAAAGATCTTTATTCACCAGGTGGGAAGATGGGGCTTAGACCAGATAGAGCAACTATTGTTTATTGTAATAAAATAAGAGAAGCGTATAAGGATGTTGATATTGTAATAGGTGGAGTAGAAGCAAGTCTAAGAAGATTTGCACATTATGATTATTGGGAAAATAAAGTTAGAAAATCGATGCTTATTGATAGTACAGCAGATCTTTTAATTTATGGTATGGGTGAAAAACCAATAGTAGCTATTGCAGAAGGTTTGAAAAATGGTGTGGCAGCAAAGAATATTAATTATGTAAATGGGACCTGTTATGTTGCTGAGAATTTGGATGATGTTCAAGATTATGTTGAAATACCATCTTATAAGGAAGTTTGTGTAGATAGATATAAATATGCTGAAGCTAGCAGAATTGAGTATGAAGAGCAAGATTCGGTACGAGGACGTATAATAGTGCAAAAGCATGGAAATAAATATTTAATTCAGAATAAACCTGAAACACCTTTAAGCAGGGAAGAACTAGATAAAGTTTATGATCTTCCATATATGAAAAATTACCATCCAGTGTATGAAGGAAAAGGTGGAATAGCCGCAATTGAAGAAGTAAAATTTAGTACAGTAAGTTCAAGAGGATGTTTTGGAGATTGTAAATTCTGTGCAATTACGCTTCATCAAGGCAGAGTTGTGCAAAGCAGGAGTAAGGAATCTATACTGAAGGAAGTTGAAGAAATAACACAGCTTCCAGACTTTAAAGGATATATACATGATGTTGGAGGACCAACAGCAAACTTTAGAAAACCTGCATGTTCTAAACAATTAGCTTTTGGAGCATGTAAGGGAAAAGAATGTTTATCTCCAGGGGTTTGCAAAAACATGGATGTGGATCATAGCGAATATTTAGATTTACTTAGAGCGATAAGAAAAGTACCAAAAGTAAAAAAGGCATTTGTTCGTTCAGGTCTTAGATATGATTATATAATGGCAGATAAGGATGATACTTTCTTTAAGGAATTAGTAGAACATCATGTTAGCGGGAAGTTAAAAGTAGCGCCAGAACATGTTTCAAAACAAGTTCTAAAGTATATGGGTAAGCCAGCAGGAGAAACTTATGATAAATTTGTAGCTAAGTTTGAAAAGATAACTAAAAAGCTTGGTAAGAAACAATACATAATTCCATATTTAATGTCTTCTCATCCTGGAAGTACATTAGAGTGTGCTATAGAACTTGCAGAATATTTAAGAGACATTAATTATCAACCAGAGCAAGTACAAGATTTTTATCCAACGCCAGGAACATTAGCCACAACGATGTATTACACTGGACTTGATCCAATGACAATGAAAGAAGTGTATGTTCCAAAGACTAAGCACGAAAAGGCAATGCAAAGAGCATTACTACAATATAGAAATCCAAAGTATTATACATTAGTATATGACGCATTAACGGAGGCTGGTAGAACTGATTTAATTGGAAATGATCCAAAATGTCTTATAAGAGATAAAAATCATGTTTCAAAAAGTTCAACATATAGCAAATATAAGGGAAGTAAAAAAGTAGAAAATAGCAAAAGTAATTCTAATAATGGAAGTAGAGATAAAAAAGGTAAGGAGAAATTTCAAGAAATCAAGAGAAAAAATAAGACAAACGGAAAAGAAAAATCAGATTTCAGAAGTAAGACTAAGAGCAAGAAACGTTCAAGAAATTAG
- a CDS encoding AEC family transporter — MGAILIKAFSFVLIIIIGYVLKKLKVFGATDYKIVTKIIMNITLPCALITGFANFKMDTSMLFIVLLGFLCNIIMSSIGYMLARKKDGKEKAFNVLNLAGYNIGCFTLPYVQSFLGASGVGITSLFDIGNSIMCTGGTYAIAAGIAGEGDKQSIRGFIRKILSSVPFDTYLIMFIITVTGIKLPDVIYNITSNLSAGNAFLSMLMIGMVFECKFHKDQLFKVGSLLCIRYLFAVLFAVIIYYFIPFSIEIKHILVILVFGPVSVLSPVFTGRCGSDEGLAGVINSICIPISIIIITSILFFWQIG, encoded by the coding sequence ATGGGGGCAATTTTAATAAAGGCATTTAGTTTTGTACTTATTATTATAATAGGATATGTTTTGAAAAAATTAAAAGTATTTGGAGCTACAGATTATAAAATTGTAACTAAAATAATTATGAATATTACACTTCCATGTGCGCTTATTACTGGATTTGCTAATTTTAAAATGGATACGTCAATGTTATTTATTGTTTTATTAGGATTTTTATGTAACATTATAATGTCATCTATTGGATATATGTTAGCACGAAAAAAAGATGGAAAAGAAAAAGCTTTTAATGTTTTAAATCTTGCGGGATACAATATAGGATGTTTTACTCTTCCATATGTACAAAGCTTTTTAGGTGCAAGCGGAGTTGGAATTACAAGTCTTTTTGATATTGGAAATTCAATTATGTGTACAGGCGGTACTTATGCTATTGCAGCTGGAATTGCAGGTGAAGGTGATAAGCAAAGCATAAGAGGATTTATTAGGAAAATTTTATCATCTGTGCCTTTTGATACATATTTAATTATGTTTATTATTACAGTAACTGGAATTAAATTGCCAGACGTTATATATAACATTACATCCAATTTAAGTGCAGGAAACGCATTTTTATCAATGCTTATGATTGGTATGGTATTTGAATGTAAGTTTCATAAGGACCAATTATTTAAGGTAGGTTCACTTTTGTGTATACGTTATTTATTTGCGGTTTTATTTGCTGTTATAATTTATTATTTTATTCCTTTTTCAATTGAGATAAAGCATATTTTAGTAATATTAGTATTTGGACCAGTTTCAGTTCTTTCACCTGTATTTACTGGACGATGTGGCAGTGATGAGGGGTTAGCAGGAGTGATTAATTCTATATGCATTCCTATAAGTATTATTATAATAACATCAATATTGTTTTTTTGGCAGATAGGGTAA
- a CDS encoding ATP-binding protein produces the protein MFGIKNLGKDTTIKRSITRKYKNARITILDAKFKKVDNKEVILDEEQVNKMFMDVNKAIESNSSRYNPSTKRIIIANEEEIIENLLNKNNNEELKTTVFKEEFIDIYSPRYTMDQVYLCEEEKKQIITALNIKKHEDKIYKEWGFNEIDSQNRALVFNFFGAPGTGKSMAAEAIGSYLDKKIYSINYAELESKYVGQTPKNIKKAFEKAKMDNAVLVFEEADSFLGKRLTNITQSADYGVNITRSVMLLELEKFDGVVIFTTNLLSNYDEAFKRRILASVEFKLPDEEGRKTIFKTHIPEKLPLDDDVNISKLAKEFDNVSGADIKDIIFMAAITALERDSEIVSMEDFKVSYKDIKNRYKEA, from the coding sequence ATGTTTGGAATAAAAAATTTGGGAAAAGATACAACAATTAAAAGAAGCATTACTAGAAAGTACAAGAATGCCAGAATAACAATTTTAGATGCAAAGTTTAAAAAAGTGGACAATAAAGAAGTGATACTAGATGAAGAACAAGTAAATAAAATGTTTATGGATGTAAATAAAGCTATTGAGAGCAATAGTTCAAGATACAATCCAAGTACAAAGAGAATCATTATTGCAAATGAAGAAGAAATTATTGAAAATCTTCTAAATAAAAATAATAATGAAGAGCTTAAAACAACTGTGTTTAAGGAAGAATTTATTGATATATATTCACCTAGATATACAATGGATCAAGTATATTTATGCGAAGAAGAGAAAAAACAAATTATTACAGCATTAAATATAAAAAAGCATGAAGATAAAATTTATAAGGAATGGGGGTTCAATGAAATAGATAGCCAAAATAGAGCTTTGGTATTTAATTTCTTTGGAGCACCTGGAACAGGAAAGAGTATGGCAGCAGAAGCTATTGGAAGTTATTTAGATAAAAAGATATACTCTATAAATTATGCTGAGTTAGAATCTAAGTATGTAGGACAAACACCTAAGAACATAAAAAAAGCATTTGAAAAAGCTAAGATGGATAATGCAGTTTTAGTATTTGAAGAAGCAGATTCATTTTTAGGAAAGCGACTAACTAATATTACTCAGTCAGCAGATTATGGTGTAAATATTACTAGAAGTGTAATGCTTCTAGAATTAGAAAAATTTGATGGAGTAGTTATTTTTACTACAAATTTACTTTCAAATTATGATGAAGCATTTAAGAGAAGAATTCTTGCTAGTGTAGAATTTAAATTGCCAGATGAAGAAGGAAGAAAAACTATATTTAAAACTCATATTCCAGAAAAATTACCATTAGATGATGACGTTAATATAAGCAAGTTAGCAAAAGAGTTTGATAATGTATCAGGAGCAGATATAAAAGATATAATTTTTATGGCAGCAATAACAGCTTTAGAAAGAGATTCTGAAATAGTTAGTATGGAAGATTTCAAAGTATCATATAAGGATATTAAGAATAGATATAAGGAAGCATAG
- a CDS encoding exodeoxyribonuclease III has product MKKLISWNVNGLRACVKKGFLEYLKESDADIFCIQETKLQEGQIDLELDGYYDYWNYAEKKGYSGTAIFTKEKPLSVKIGMGIEEHDKEGRVITLEFSEFYIVNVYTPNSKQGLERIDYRMVWEDVFREYLKGLENMKPVIVCGDLNVAHNEIDLKNPKSNRQNAGFSDQERSKIGELLDSGFIDTYRYFYPEKEGEYSWWSYRFNARANNAGWRIDYFLISESLKNKLNDAKIHAEVMGSDHCPVELTINI; this is encoded by the coding sequence ATGAAGAAATTAATTTCATGGAATGTTAATGGATTAAGAGCTTGTGTTAAAAAGGGCTTTTTAGAATATTTAAAAGAATCAGATGCAGATATTTTTTGCATTCAAGAAACTAAGCTTCAAGAAGGTCAAATAGATTTAGAATTAGATGGTTATTATGATTATTGGAATTATGCTGAAAAAAAAGGATATTCAGGTACAGCTATTTTTACTAAAGAAAAGCCTTTAAGTGTAAAAATAGGTATGGGCATAGAAGAACATGATAAAGAAGGAAGAGTAATAACTTTAGAATTTAGTGAGTTCTATATAGTAAATGTCTACACTCCAAATTCAAAACAGGGATTGGAGAGAATTGATTATAGAATGGTTTGGGAAGATGTATTTAGAGAATATTTAAAAGGTCTAGAAAATATGAAACCAGTTATAGTATGCGGTGATTTAAATGTTGCACATAACGAAATAGATCTTAAAAATCCGAAAAGTAATAGGCAAAATGCTGGATTTAGTGATCAAGAAAGAAGTAAAATAGGAGAGCTTTTAGATTCAGGATTTATAGATACATATAGATATTTTTATCCAGAAAAAGAAGGCGAATATTCTTGGTGGTCATATAGATTCAATGCAAGAGCTAATAATGCTGGATGGAGAATTGACTATTTCTTAATTTCAGAAAGCTTAAAAAATAAGTTAAATGATGCTAAAATTCATGCAGAAGTAATGGGATCAGATCATTGTCCAGTAGAATTAACAATTAATATATAA